A single region of the Duganella sp. BuS-21 genome encodes:
- a CDS encoding M48 family metallopeptidase: protein MNKTHKFNTLSLVTTIAAGTLVTACSTFQSKPAAPEAPPAVVSSTTEAPPVVTAKMSAARAQLSQMVALQDRLYRIAGPLLINNADLCRTQARNLLGFTAKNKYSYSGEFVDAAQAVLNYGERLEVASVLSGSGAARAGLRKGDALIAANGKVLPIGANAETQAAAILGPLASTSQSLELTVARGGTNQQLKVPVTRACAFKIDIGNADNINAYSDGQRVMITRGMVNFAQSDEAVAYVLAKDIAHNVLGHAATTKQAYTVGSIIDNLVAVRPDLSMLIGTAGVKPVPQDLDAAADRLSLYMVARAGYSIDGARGFWQRLATQYPASVLNGYTAIHPAVSHRLSVIDKTVAEIKSKQAAKRPLVP, encoded by the coding sequence ATGAACAAGACGCATAAATTCAACACATTATCCCTCGTCACAACGATCGCGGCGGGCACCCTCGTGACCGCTTGCTCGACCTTCCAATCCAAGCCGGCCGCGCCGGAAGCACCGCCGGCGGTAGTCAGCAGCACGACCGAAGCGCCGCCGGTGGTCACCGCCAAGATGAGCGCCGCGCGCGCGCAACTGAGCCAGATGGTGGCCCTGCAGGACCGCTTGTACCGCATCGCCGGCCCGCTGCTGATCAACAACGCGGACCTGTGCCGCACGCAGGCGCGCAACCTGCTCGGCTTCACGGCCAAGAACAAATACTCCTACAGCGGCGAATTCGTCGATGCCGCGCAAGCGGTGCTGAACTACGGCGAACGGCTGGAAGTGGCCAGCGTCCTGTCGGGCAGCGGCGCTGCGCGCGCCGGCCTGCGCAAGGGCGACGCGCTGATCGCCGCCAACGGCAAGGTGCTGCCGATCGGCGCCAACGCCGAAACCCAGGCTGCCGCCATCCTCGGGCCGCTGGCCAGCACTAGCCAGTCGCTGGAACTGACGGTGGCGCGCGGCGGCACCAACCAGCAGCTCAAGGTGCCGGTCACGCGCGCCTGCGCCTTCAAGATCGACATCGGCAACGCCGACAATATCAACGCCTATTCCGACGGCCAGCGCGTGATGATCACGCGCGGCATGGTCAACTTCGCGCAGAGCGACGAAGCCGTCGCCTACGTGCTGGCCAAGGACATCGCCCACAATGTGCTGGGCCATGCGGCCACCACCAAGCAGGCCTACACGGTCGGCAGCATCATCGACAACCTGGTGGCGGTGCGGCCGGACCTGTCGATGCTGATCGGGACCGCCGGCGTGAAGCCGGTGCCGCAGGACCTGGACGCGGCGGCCGACCGTCTGTCGCTGTACATGGTGGCGCGGGCCGGCTACAGCATCGACGGCGCGCGCGGTTTCTGGCAGCGCCTGGCGACGCAATATCCGGCCTCGGTGCTCAATGGTTACACCGCCATCCATCCCGCCGTGTCGCATCGCCTGAGCGTGATCGACAAGACCGTCGCCGAAATCAAGAGCAAGCAGGCCGCCAAGCGGCCCCTGGTCCCCTAG
- a CDS encoding class I SAM-dependent methyltransferase — translation MRHPAPPKPSAWLTATARAAHQLYDQPQILHDPIALRILGPEREADLRADAERQRQPLAVAMRATMAVRSRLAEDSWRDAQQRGVQQYVILGAGLDTYAYRAAATAEFRVYEVDLPAMLQWKRDCLRAAGIAEPAEVRYVATDFTACAWMEELQQAGFNAALPACFSWLGVSMYLKPDEVMRVLSEIADCAPGSSIVFDYCVHRKYLSEQESAGLDFVAASLAAQGEPLQSSFEPPLMEHMLRHQGFRRVEDFDAAALSARYGANLSVSGIFHLMHATV, via the coding sequence ATGAGACATCCCGCCCCACCCAAACCCAGCGCATGGCTTACCGCCACCGCACGCGCCGCACACCAGCTGTACGACCAGCCACAGATACTGCACGACCCAATCGCTCTGCGTATCCTTGGCCCGGAGCGCGAAGCCGATCTGCGCGCGGACGCTGAGCGCCAGCGACAGCCGCTGGCCGTCGCCATGCGCGCCACCATGGCCGTGCGATCCCGTCTTGCCGAAGACAGCTGGAGAGACGCCCAGCAGCGCGGCGTGCAGCAATACGTCATCCTGGGCGCTGGCTTGGACACCTATGCCTACCGCGCCGCAGCCACGGCCGAATTCCGCGTGTATGAAGTCGACCTGCCAGCGATGCTGCAATGGAAGCGCGACTGCCTTCGCGCAGCCGGTATCGCTGAACCGGCCGAAGTACGCTACGTCGCCACCGATTTCACCGCGTGCGCATGGATGGAAGAGTTGCAGCAGGCAGGTTTCAACGCTGCGCTGCCGGCCTGCTTCTCCTGGCTAGGCGTGAGCATGTATCTGAAGCCGGATGAGGTGATGCGCGTACTTAGCGAGATTGCCGACTGCGCGCCCGGCAGCAGCATCGTGTTCGATTACTGCGTGCACCGCAAATATCTAAGCGAGCAGGAATCTGCAGGCCTGGATTTTGTGGCGGCATCGCTCGCTGCACAAGGCGAACCTCTGCAAAGCAGCTTCGAGCCACCGCTAATGGAACACATGCTGCGCCATCAAGGATTCCGGCGAGTTGAAGATTTCGACGCGGCGGCGCTGAGTGCCCGTTACGGAGCTAACCTCAGTGTGAGCGGCATTTTCCACCTGATGCACGCCACGGTTTAA
- the coaBC gene encoding bifunctional phosphopantothenoylcysteine decarboxylase/phosphopantothenate--cysteine ligase CoaBC, translated as MELTGKKIVLGLSGGVACYKAAELCRAFTKAGATVQVVMTEAATHFITAVTMQALSGRPVYTDQWDPRVNNNMAHIDVTRDADAIIIAPCSTDFIRKLAHGACDDLLSTMCVARPRHVPLLIAPAMNVEMWQNAATQRNVQQLHDDGIVIFGPAAGDQACGEVGLGRMLEPEQLLEEVVASFQPKVLAGKRILITAGPTFEPIDPVRGITNLSSGKMGYAVARAAREAGAEVMLVSGPVALPAPFGVQRISVQSAQQMYDAVLANVDHQHIFIAVAAVADWRIANASDQKLKKNPNGTAPDLKFEQNPDILATVAARTSLAGHPYCVGFAAESENLVQFGADKREKKGIPLLVGNIGHHTFGQDDNTIILFDENGHTILPRADKLTLARQLISEISKRISQHSLFAK; from the coding sequence ATGGAACTGACTGGTAAAAAGATCGTCCTCGGCCTGTCCGGCGGCGTCGCCTGCTACAAGGCGGCGGAACTGTGCCGCGCCTTCACCAAGGCCGGCGCCACCGTGCAGGTGGTGATGACCGAAGCGGCCACCCACTTCATCACGGCGGTCACCATGCAGGCGCTGTCGGGCCGCCCGGTGTACACCGACCAGTGGGACCCGCGCGTCAACAACAACATGGCCCACATCGACGTCACCCGCGACGCCGACGCCATCATCATCGCGCCCTGCTCCACGGACTTCATCCGCAAGCTGGCGCACGGCGCCTGCGACGACCTGCTCTCGACCATGTGCGTGGCCCGTCCGCGCCATGTGCCGCTGCTGATCGCGCCGGCCATGAACGTGGAGATGTGGCAGAACGCCGCCACCCAGCGCAACGTGCAGCAGTTGCACGACGACGGCATCGTCATCTTCGGCCCCGCCGCCGGCGACCAGGCCTGCGGCGAAGTGGGCTTGGGCCGCATGCTGGAACCGGAACAGCTGCTGGAAGAAGTGGTGGCCTCGTTCCAGCCGAAAGTCCTGGCGGGCAAACGCATCCTGATCACCGCCGGCCCGACCTTCGAGCCGATCGACCCGGTGCGCGGCATCACCAATCTGTCCTCGGGCAAGATGGGCTATGCCGTGGCGCGCGCCGCGCGTGAAGCCGGCGCCGAAGTCATGCTGGTTTCCGGCCCGGTGGCGCTGCCGGCGCCGTTCGGCGTGCAGCGCATCAGCGTGCAGAGCGCCCAGCAGATGTACGACGCGGTGCTGGCCAATGTCGACCATCAGCACATCTTCATCGCGGTGGCGGCGGTGGCCGACTGGCGCATCGCCAACGCCAGCGACCAGAAACTGAAGAAGAACCCGAACGGCACTGCGCCGGACCTGAAGTTCGAACAGAACCCGGACATCCTGGCCACTGTGGCCGCGCGCACCAGCCTGGCCGGCCATCCTTACTGCGTGGGCTTTGCCGCCGAGTCGGAAAACCTGGTGCAGTTCGGCGCCGACAAGCGCGAGAAAAAAGGCATCCCTCTGCTAGTAGGGAATATCGGCCACCACACCTTCGGCCAGGACGACAACACCATTATCCTGTTCGATGAAAACGGCCACACCATTTTGCCGCGCGCCGACAAGCTGACGCTGGCGCGCCAACTGATTTCGGAGATCTCGAAACGGATCTCGCAACACTCTCTCTTTGCCAAGTAA
- the dut gene encoding dUTP diphosphatase has translation MKNVNVKILDPRMKDQLPAYATPGSAGLDLRACIDAPMVIEAGQTVLIPTGLAIHVADPGYAAMILPRSGMGHKNGIVLGNLVGLIDSDYQGQLMISTWNRGHSAFTLNPMERLAQLIIVPVVQVGFNVVEEFDTSERGVGGFGSTGKH, from the coding sequence ATGAAAAACGTCAATGTAAAAATTCTCGACCCGCGCATGAAGGATCAACTGCCGGCCTACGCCACGCCGGGTTCGGCGGGCCTCGACCTGCGCGCCTGCATCGACGCGCCGATGGTGATCGAAGCCGGCCAGACCGTGCTGATTCCAACCGGCCTGGCGATCCACGTGGCCGATCCCGGCTACGCCGCCATGATCCTGCCGCGCAGCGGCATGGGGCACAAAAACGGCATCGTGCTGGGGAATCTGGTAGGCTTGATCGACTCCGACTATCAGGGCCAACTGATGATCTCGACCTGGAACCGCGGCCACAGCGCCTTCACGCTGAACCCAATGGAACGCCTGGCGCAGTTGATCATCGTGCCGGTCGTGCAGGTCGGTTTTAATGTGGTGGAAGAATTCGACACCAGCGAACGCGGTGTCGGCGGTTTCGGCAGCACGGGCAAACACTAA
- a CDS encoding XdhC family protein encodes MDSIDLEVLKTSAAWIASGRRCELITVIKTWGSSPRPIGATLAICEDGTVIGSVSGGCIEDDLIARVRNEGIVRTIPEIVSYGITADEAHRFGLPCGGTIELSIEPLSECSRVAELLERLERHELVQRRLDLHSGEVELSKATPGAQMQVSAQAMVTLHGPRWRLLIIGAGQLSRFLAQIALAMDYAVTVCDPREEYRAGWHVDGVQLVHEMPDDVVVDMRLDHRSAVVALTHDPKLDDLALMEALKSEAFYVGAIGSRLNNSKRRERLLEFDLTPEQLARLHGPIGLYIGSKTPSEIAISILAEMTAIKNGVPTEMIVPHAAAPTAPGAAVCVVEDGTV; translated from the coding sequence ATGGACTCTATCGACCTCGAAGTATTGAAAACCAGCGCCGCGTGGATCGCCTCCGGGCGCCGCTGCGAACTGATCACCGTCATCAAAACCTGGGGCTCCAGCCCACGTCCGATCGGCGCCACGCTGGCCATCTGCGAAGACGGCACGGTGATCGGCTCCGTCTCGGGCGGCTGCATCGAGGATGACCTGATCGCCCGCGTGCGCAACGAGGGCATCGTTCGCACCATCCCGGAAATCGTCAGCTACGGCATCACGGCCGACGAGGCCCATCGTTTCGGCCTGCCTTGCGGCGGCACCATTGAACTGTCGATCGAACCGCTGTCCGAATGCAGCCGAGTCGCCGAGCTGCTGGAGCGGCTGGAACGCCATGAGCTGGTACAGCGCCGCCTCGACCTGCACAGCGGCGAGGTGGAACTGTCCAAGGCCACGCCGGGCGCGCAGATGCAGGTCAGCGCGCAGGCCATGGTCACGCTGCACGGCCCGCGCTGGCGGCTGCTGATCATCGGCGCCGGCCAGTTGTCGCGCTTCCTGGCGCAAATCGCGCTGGCCATGGACTACGCCGTCACCGTGTGCGACCCGCGCGAGGAATACCGCGCCGGCTGGCATGTGGACGGCGTGCAGCTGGTGCACGAGATGCCGGACGACGTGGTGGTCGACATGCGGCTGGACCACCGCAGCGCCGTGGTCGCGCTCACCCACGATCCCAAGCTGGACGACCTGGCGCTGATGGAGGCCTTGAAGTCGGAGGCCTTCTACGTCGGCGCGATCGGCTCGCGCCTGAACAACAGCAAGCGCCGCGAGCGGCTGCTGGAATTCGACCTGACGCCGGAGCAGCTGGCGCGCCTGCATGGACCTATAGGCCTGTACATCGGCAGCAAGACGCCGTCCGAAATCGCCATCTCCATCCTGGCCGAAATGACCGCCATCAAAAACGGCGTGCCGACCGAGATGATCGTGCCGCACGCCGCCGCGCCAACGGCGCCGGGGGCTGCCGTGTGCGTGGTGGAAGACGGCACGGTCTAA
- a CDS encoding bifunctional riboflavin kinase/FAD synthetase: MKVFRGLPNAAARAPCALTIGNFDGVHLGHQALLARVRTAADRLGLEAAVMTFEPHPREFFAQKSGDLSKAPARIANLRDKLQSLSDNGIDRVIVEHFSSSFAALTPQEFTEKVLVEGLHVKWLMVGDDFCYGARRAGNVQMLLEAGQQYGFHVETLPTVMNGSTRISSSAVRAALADGDFTRAEALLGHPYAISGHVVHGQKLGRTLGFPTLNLRVPHRPALAGIFIVQVHGLSEQPLPAVASLGVRPTVDDSGRVLLEVHVFDFAQQCYGKQVRVEFLGKIRDEEKYVDLPTLTAAIQRDADIARAFFAKRATDRI, encoded by the coding sequence ATGAAGGTATTTCGAGGTCTTCCCAATGCAGCGGCGCGCGCGCCGTGCGCGCTCACGATCGGTAATTTCGACGGCGTCCACCTTGGCCACCAGGCATTGCTGGCCCGCGTGCGCACCGCCGCCGACCGCCTGGGCCTGGAAGCGGCCGTGATGACCTTCGAACCGCATCCACGCGAGTTCTTCGCGCAGAAATCGGGCGACCTGTCCAAGGCCCCGGCCCGCATCGCCAACCTGCGCGACAAGCTGCAATCGCTGTCCGACAACGGTATCGACCGCGTCATCGTCGAACACTTCTCGTCCTCCTTCGCGGCCCTGACGCCGCAGGAATTCACCGAAAAAGTGCTGGTCGAAGGCCTGCACGTGAAATGGCTGATGGTCGGCGACGACTTTTGCTACGGCGCGCGCCGCGCCGGCAATGTGCAGATGCTGCTGGAAGCCGGCCAACAATACGGCTTCCACGTCGAGACCCTGCCCACCGTGATGAACGGCAGCACCCGCATCTCCTCTTCCGCCGTGCGCGCCGCGCTGGCCGACGGCGATTTCACCCGCGCCGAAGCGCTGCTGGGCCACCCGTACGCGATTTCCGGCCACGTGGTGCACGGCCAGAAGCTGGGCCGCACGCTGGGCTTCCCGACTCTGAACCTGCGCGTGCCGCACCGTCCGGCGCTGGCCGGCATCTTCATCGTGCAGGTGCACGGCCTGAGCGAACAGCCCTTGCCGGCCGTGGCCAGCCTGGGCGTGCGCCCCACCGTCGACGACAGCGGCCGCGTGCTGCTGGAGGTGCACGTGTTCGACTTTGCGCAGCAGTGCTACGGCAAGCAGGTACGCGTGGAATTCCTCGGCAAGATACGCGACGAGGAAAAATACGTCGACCTGCCGACGCTGACGGCCGCCATCCAGCGCGACGCCGACATCGCCCGCGCTTTCTTTGCCAAGCGCGCCACCGACCGAATTTGA
- the ileS gene encoding isoleucine--tRNA ligase, translated as MSDNKSSKKPESKYPVNMTETPFPMRGDMAKREPNWVQQWQTKKIYERVRKAAAGRPKFILHDGPPYANGDIHIGHAVNKILKDMVVKARTMAGYDAPYVPGWDCHGMPIEIQIEKQYGKNLPTADVLTKARAYALEQVDRQRKDFIRLGVLGEWQNPYLTMNYSNEADELRALGQMLEKGYVYRGLKPVNWCFDCQSALAEAEVEYQDKRDPAIDVGFKFAEFDKLASAFGLDQLPTENGFIVIWTTTPWTIPSNQALNVNPEVIYALVQAERDGQQLLLILAQDLVEASLARFKLEGTTIATCHGAALAGISFRHPLHASDAFYDRLSPMYLAEYVTTESGTGVVHSAPAYGLDDFISCRAHGMKDENILTPVLGDGKFADSLPLFGGMTIWEASKPICAALKEAGALFEVKMFDHSYMHCWRHKSPIIYRATSQWFAGMDVKPKDGGHTLREAALAGIEQTAFFPDWGKARLHGMIANRPDWTLSRQRQWGVPMAFVVHKESGALHPRTAELLEQVALLIEKGGIDAWQALDLKDLIGAEAEMYIKNKDTLDVWFDSGSTHQTVLRGSHKEQSAFPADLYLEGSDQHRGWFHSSLLTSSMLNGAPPYKALLTHGFVVDGEGKKMSKSIGNTIAPQDVWNKLGADMLRLWVATTDYTGELSISDEILKRVTEAYRRIRNTLRFLLANLSDFDASKDAVPVAELLEIDRYAIANMAALQKEIETHYLQYEFQPVYSKLQNYCSEDLGGFYLDILKDRLYTTGVTSASRRSAQTALWHITQSLLRLMAPALSFTAEEAWEIFAGAEGWKASDETIFTQTWWQLPELADADALLAKYTALRSVRTDVTKQLEDLRTSGAIGSSLQAELNIKAAGEKFKVLASLEDDLKFIFITSLATVTEVATEAEEAVAVAASKAEKCERCWHYRADVGAHADHPTLCGRCHSNLFGAGEKRKFA; from the coding sequence ATGTCCGACAACAAATCCTCGAAAAAGCCTGAAAGCAAATACCCGGTCAACATGACCGAAACCCCGTTCCCGATGCGCGGCGACATGGCCAAGCGCGAGCCGAACTGGGTCCAGCAATGGCAGACCAAAAAGATCTATGAGCGCGTGCGCAAGGCCGCCGCCGGCCGTCCGAAATTCATCCTGCACGACGGTCCTCCGTACGCCAACGGCGACATCCACATCGGCCACGCCGTCAACAAGATCCTGAAGGACATGGTGGTGAAGGCCCGCACCATGGCCGGCTACGACGCGCCCTACGTGCCTGGCTGGGATTGCCACGGCATGCCGATCGAGATCCAGATCGAAAAACAATACGGCAAAAACCTGCCGACCGCCGACGTGCTGACCAAGGCCCGCGCCTACGCGCTGGAGCAGGTCGACCGCCAGCGCAAGGACTTCATCCGCCTCGGCGTGCTGGGTGAATGGCAGAACCCTTACCTGACCATGAACTATTCGAACGAGGCCGACGAACTGCGCGCCCTCGGCCAGATGCTGGAAAAAGGCTATGTCTATCGCGGCCTGAAGCCGGTCAACTGGTGCTTCGACTGCCAGTCGGCGCTGGCCGAAGCGGAAGTGGAATACCAGGACAAGCGCGATCCGGCCATCGACGTCGGCTTCAAGTTCGCCGAATTCGACAAGCTGGCCAGCGCCTTCGGCCTGGACCAGCTGCCGACCGAGAACGGCTTCATCGTCATCTGGACCACCACGCCTTGGACCATCCCGTCCAACCAGGCGCTGAACGTCAATCCTGAAGTGATCTACGCACTGGTGCAAGCCGAGCGCGATGGCCAACAGTTGCTGCTGATTCTAGCGCAGGACCTGGTGGAAGCCAGCCTGGCGCGCTTCAAGCTCGAAGGCACGACCATCGCCACCTGCCACGGCGCGGCGCTGGCCGGCATCAGCTTCCGTCATCCGCTGCACGCCTCGGACGCGTTCTACGACCGCCTGTCGCCGATGTACCTGGCCGAATACGTCACCACCGAAAGCGGCACCGGCGTGGTCCACTCGGCTCCGGCCTACGGCCTGGACGACTTTATCTCCTGCCGCGCGCATGGCATGAAGGACGAGAACATCCTGACCCCGGTGCTGGGCGACGGCAAGTTCGCCGACAGCCTGCCGCTGTTCGGCGGCATGACCATCTGGGAAGCCTCCAAGCCGATCTGCGCCGCCCTGAAGGAAGCGGGCGCGCTGTTCGAAGTGAAGATGTTCGACCATAGCTATATGCACTGCTGGCGCCATAAATCGCCGATCATCTACCGCGCCACTTCGCAGTGGTTCGCCGGCATGGATGTCAAGCCGAAGGACGGCGGCCACACGCTGCGCGAAGCGGCGCTGGCCGGCATCGAGCAGACCGCCTTCTTCCCGGACTGGGGCAAAGCGCGCCTGCACGGCATGATCGCCAACCGTCCGGACTGGACCCTGTCGCGCCAGCGCCAGTGGGGCGTGCCGATGGCCTTCGTGGTCCACAAGGAAAGCGGCGCCCTGCACCCACGCACGGCTGAACTGCTGGAACAGGTGGCGCTGCTGATCGAAAAAGGCGGCATCGACGCCTGGCAGGCGCTCGACCTGAAAGACCTGATCGGCGCCGAAGCCGAGATGTACATCAAGAACAAGGACACGCTGGACGTCTGGTTCGACTCCGGCTCGACCCACCAGACCGTGCTGCGCGGTTCCCACAAGGAGCAGTCGGCATTCCCGGCCGACCTGTATCTGGAAGGTTCGGACCAGCACCGCGGCTGGTTCCACTCCTCGCTACTGACCTCCTCGATGCTGAACGGCGCCCCGCCCTACAAGGCGCTGCTGACCCACGGCTTCGTGGTCGACGGCGAAGGCAAGAAGATGTCCAAGTCGATCGGCAACACCATCGCGCCGCAGGACGTATGGAACAAGCTGGGCGCCGACATGCTGCGCCTGTGGGTGGCCACCACCGACTACACGGGTGAGCTGTCGATCTCGGACGAGATCCTCAAGCGCGTGACCGAAGCCTATCGCCGCATCCGCAACACGCTGCGCTTCCTACTGGCCAACCTGTCGGACTTCGATGCGTCGAAAGACGCCGTGCCGGTGGCCGAGTTGCTGGAGATCGACCGCTACGCCATCGCCAACATGGCGGCGCTGCAGAAGGAAATCGAAACCCACTACCTGCAGTACGAATTCCAGCCGGTCTACTCCAAGCTGCAGAACTACTGCTCGGAAGACCTGGGCGGCTTCTACCTGGACATCCTGAAGGATCGGCTGTACACCACCGGCGTGACCTCGGCCTCGCGCCGCTCGGCGCAGACCGCGCTGTGGCACATCACGCAAAGTCTGCTGCGCCTGATGGCGCCGGCGCTGTCCTTCACCGCCGAGGAAGCATGGGAAATCTTCGCCGGCGCCGAAGGCTGGAAAGCCAGCGACGAAACCATCTTCACCCAGACCTGGTGGCAACTGCCGGAACTGGCGGATGCCGACGCCCTGCTGGCCAAGTACACCGCGCTGCGCAGCGTGCGCACCGATGTGACCAAGCAGCTGGAAGACCTGCGCACGTCGGGCGCCATCGGTTCCTCGCTGCAGGCGGAGCTGAACATCAAGGCCGCCGGCGAGAAGTTCAAGGTGCTGGCGAGCCTGGAGGACGACCTGAAGTTCATCTTCATCACCTCGCTGGCCACGGTCACCGAAGTGGCTACGGAAGCGGAAGAAGCGGTTGCTGTGGCGGCCTCCAAGGCCGAAAAGTGCGAGCGTTGCTGGCACTACCGCGCCGACGTCGGCGCCCACGCCGACCATCCGACCCTGTGCGGCCGCTGCCACAGCAACCTGTTTGGTGCGGGCGAAAAACGCAAGTTCGCTTAA
- a CDS encoding DNA-3-methyladenine glycosylase 2 produces MKPYTLALPADYRLHDVLAFHRRDAESIAEEVSADQLRKGVVLDGVPVVLDIVFLPASASITVDADGKLSKAAQDQVREAVLNILGLRIDPAAFSAFVKKDKLFAALARKQPGLRIVQSATVFEALTWAIIGQQINLSFAIALRRTFILQAGRQHSSGLWCYPAAQDAATLSVDDLTSRKFSGAKAETVLRLATLVSNGELQLEITPTNSIEHISAALLAVKGIGPWTVNYGLLRGYGHADCSLHGDVAVRAALQTLLGEEVKPDMKRTEQILAAYSPHRTMAAAHLWASLHPRDEE; encoded by the coding sequence ATGAAACCTTACACGCTGGCGCTGCCGGCCGACTATCGCCTGCACGACGTGCTGGCCTTCCACCGCCGCGACGCCGAAAGCATCGCGGAGGAAGTCAGCGCCGACCAGCTGCGCAAGGGCGTGGTGCTGGACGGCGTGCCGGTGGTGCTGGATATCGTATTTCTGCCAGCCAGCGCCAGCATCACCGTGGACGCCGACGGCAAGCTGTCCAAGGCTGCCCAGGACCAGGTACGCGAGGCGGTGCTCAACATCCTCGGCCTGCGCATCGATCCGGCGGCGTTCAGCGCCTTCGTAAAAAAGGATAAACTGTTTGCCGCGCTGGCGCGCAAGCAGCCCGGCCTGCGCATCGTGCAATCGGCCACCGTGTTCGAGGCGCTGACCTGGGCCATCATCGGCCAGCAGATCAACCTGTCGTTCGCCATCGCCCTGCGCCGCACCTTCATCCTGCAGGCCGGCCGCCAGCACAGCAGCGGCTTGTGGTGCTACCCGGCCGCACAGGACGCGGCGACGCTGTCGGTGGACGATCTCACCAGCCGCAAATTCTCGGGCGCCAAGGCGGAGACTGTGCTGCGCCTGGCGACGCTGGTGTCCAACGGCGAGCTGCAACTGGAGATCACGCCCACCAACAGCATCGAACACATCTCGGCCGCGCTGCTGGCCGTCAAAGGCATCGGCCCGTGGACCGTGAACTACGGCCTGCTGCGCGGCTACGGCCACGCCGACTGCTCGCTACACGGCGACGTGGCGGTGCGCGCCGCCCTGCAAACCCTGCTCGGCGAAGAGGTCAAACCGGACATGAAACGCACCGAACAAATCCTGGCCGCCTACAGCCCGCACCGCACCATGGCCGCCGCCCACCTGTGGGCCAGCCTGCACCCACGCGACGAAGAATAA
- the lspA gene encoding signal peptidase II, which produces MATKKIFPTKSSASLTPWLGIAALIILIDQLTKITITKTFQLGEEKFITSFFNLVLAYNKGAAFSFLSNSGGWQRYFFTAIGIGAAIFIIYLLKRHAAQRMFAWALSLVLGGAVGNVIDRILYGHVVDFLDFHWAGIGHFPAFNVADSAICIGAGLFILDELRRVNK; this is translated from the coding sequence ATGGCCACCAAAAAAATCTTCCCAACCAAATCCTCGGCGAGCCTGACGCCCTGGCTGGGCATCGCCGCCCTGATTATCCTGATCGACCAGCTGACCAAGATCACCATCACCAAGACCTTCCAGCTGGGCGAAGAGAAGTTCATCACCTCGTTCTTCAACCTGGTGCTGGCGTATAACAAGGGGGCGGCCTTCAGCTTCCTCAGCAACAGCGGCGGCTGGCAGCGTTACTTCTTCACCGCCATCGGCATCGGCGCGGCCATCTTCATCATCTACCTGCTGAAACGCCACGCAGCGCAGCGCATGTTCGCGTGGGCGCTGTCGCTGGTGCTCGGCGGCGCGGTCGGCAATGTGATTGACCGCATCCTGTACGGCCACGTGGTCGACTTCCTCGATTTCCACTGGGCCGGCATCGGCCACTTCCCGGCGTTCAACGTCGCCGATTCGGCCATCTGCATCGGCGCCGGCCTGTTCATCCTGGACGAACTGCGCCGGGTGAACAAATAA
- a CDS encoding DMT family transporter — protein sequence MSTANLLRLILLAAIWGGSFLFMRIAAPVLGAAVLIEYRVLFAAIFLAVIGVFLQKKLDLKQHWKHYLILGLFNSAIPFLMFAFAARTLSASLLAVLNATTPLWGTLIAAVWSRHMVSAKVLLGLALGTVGVALLVGFDHVSAKPGAGIAIAAVLFASFNYGIASNYAKQAKTVEPFANAHGSMWASALLVLPVVPFFPAPAEPTMGIMAAVIALGVLCSGVAYLIYFRLIQDVGPSSALTVTFLSPLFGILWGVLFLGETVGWYTFAGAAIVIAGTALVTGFRPSFSLKARAA from the coding sequence ATGAGCACCGCCAACCTACTCCGCCTCATCCTTCTCGCCGCCATCTGGGGCGGCTCCTTCCTGTTCATGCGCATCGCCGCGCCGGTACTGGGCGCTGCGGTGCTGATCGAATACCGCGTGCTGTTCGCCGCCATCTTCCTGGCCGTGATCGGCGTCTTCCTGCAAAAGAAACTGGACCTCAAACAGCACTGGAAGCACTACCTCATCCTCGGCCTGTTCAACTCCGCGATTCCCTTCCTGATGTTCGCATTCGCCGCGCGCACGCTGTCGGCCTCCCTGCTGGCGGTGCTGAACGCCACCACGCCGTTGTGGGGCACGCTGATCGCCGCCGTCTGGTCGCGCCACATGGTCAGCGCCAAGGTGCTGCTCGGCCTCGCGCTGGGCACAGTCGGCGTGGCGCTGCTGGTGGGCTTCGACCACGTCAGCGCCAAGCCGGGCGCCGGCATCGCGATTGCGGCCGTGCTGTTCGCCTCCTTCAACTACGGCATCGCCAGCAACTACGCCAAGCAGGCCAAGACGGTCGAACCCTTCGCCAACGCGCACGGCTCGATGTGGGCCTCGGCGCTACTGGTGCTGCCGGTGGTCCCCTTCTTCCCGGCGCCGGCCGAACCGACCATGGGCATCATGGCTGCCGTGATCGCGCTGGGCGTGTTGTGCAGCGGCGTGGCCTACCTGATCTACTTCCGCCTGATCCAGGACGTCGGTCCATCGTCGGCGCTGACGGTGACCTTCCTCAGCCCCCTGTTCGGCATCCTGTGGGGCGTGCTGTTCCTCGGCGAGACGGTCGGCTGGTACACCTTTGCCGGCGCCGCCATCGTCATTGCCGGCACCGCGCTGGTGACGGGCTTCCGCCCCAGTTTCAGCCTCAAGGCCCGCGCCGCATGA